TAGTTCAGGAAAGCGTAGCGATTCACAGggaggtgggggtgggggtggggtgggggtctGAGGTTCGctaaaaacaatacatttcaGCAGTAGTAATTATTTTTACACCCCCTGCGATCACATCCGGGCTACATAGTTTTACCATCTGTTCCTCCTTCACGGTTTGGCCAGCTACTCCTACTTTTCAAGCGGTTAAATTTCTATTATGAAGGATGTTCATGTTTGCCAAATGAGTGTCATACTGTGAATTTTCAATTTACCGGATGACAGTagataaaacatttacattatGACAactattgttatttttttatttactacCACCaggtaaattaaaaatttataatATGACATGATGTTGAACCTTTTCGTATCTTATTAaaattatacatgaaatatacatggtTTGTCTGAGCATTTtcgaaataaaatgtttatatacTACAATTGTGAACGTTTTAAGAATTTTGCATTATCTGCAAATTTCTCACAAtttctttttgttgttgaaaatgatATGCATTCGGAGTACCTGCTCTTCCTGGAAGTTGTCATTGGTTGttgacattatacatgtacattgggaGCGATATCACCTAACTCTTCCTCATCTCCGTTGGAAGGTTTACGATCCCCACCGCTTCTCTTAACCAGATAACTCTTCCTATAAGATTTAATTTTCAGTTGTTGACCCAATGCATTCGAAATACATTGGTTTTTATCACCAACCTGTAACTCTTAGTTGTCTATTCGCGAGTTCTGTTCTTTCCACAAGCGACAGGATATCGaactttttgtttttgtttcttttaacTCATTTTACTACAATGTAGATACAAACTTGGCTTTAATAGTAATACCATTTTAATCCCTTTTGATAAATATAGGTTTCAAATGTAGCCCCCCCCCTTCAGTTATCTCATTTAATTCCTTCTCTCCCTAAAATATGTCTTCAGTGGAAAATGAAACATGGTTTCATATTCAAGAGAATCGTAAtggaaaataattaacgaaGAGGTTTTCGATATATCGTCATACTCTTTGAAAATATTGGACTATCATTTTAACATTGAACTCgatgaaaaatatgtttttggCATGCATGAGAAAGTAaatagaaaaaacaacaacaaagacTTGTCATCAACGCTTCCGGTAAAAAGATGTAAAGCTACAGAGAAAATTAAGTCACCTGGAAAAATCTGTTATCATTTGAGCCAAGGTGAATAACTATTAATGAAAAGATGAGGCAAGTTAGACTTTGTGAACTAGCAGTATCTATTAAATAATTAATCTAGCGTTACGTTGCTTTTATAAAGCttgtaaaatattacttttactATCTGCAAACCGTGCAAAGGTTTCAGTTCAGTTGTGCATTGCATACAGATTAAGCCGAAGTTATAGgtgacagaaaataaaaatagcaCAACTGAGTGTTTGTGCGACAGAATCTACATATTTTGAATCAGGCaaatttatttcacattcaaatTTATACAATTATTCAAAACCAATACATTATAGAGTATACCCTGTACTGCTGCAAGGTCGAATGAATACCCACCGCGTTCAATAGTTTGTTATCGGATGACATCCATGTTCATATCTGTAGGACAATTCATGAGAATGTTAATTAAAGCTTACAAGGCCTTTGGGATACAGACAAACTTGCTATCAATAACCAAGCCAATTTGTTGACTACCTTCTCCTTCAAATTCAGTTTGGATTATATGAGTTAAATACATTTAAATAAAACTCAATTTTTTGGGTGTTAATGTTTGTATTCAAAGTTTATAATACATGTTTTCTGCAGTTTTCCACCCTAACACGGAGACAAAATCTTAGTCAGGTTCTGCTATGATTGTTTTGGTTGCAATACAGCTTTCCTTTAGGATggattcaaatcaaaataatgtttgacatcttatgaatatttttaatatttgccGATCCCATAAATTCGATCAGTAATCTTACAGCTTTGTATGGGAGTACATTTcatcaattctttaaaaaacaacaacattctGTCAGTCCTCTAACGCATGTCGTTTCTCCACTTTGTATATCCACGAATAATCCCCCAAAATTTAGTGAGGATAGAAATTTCAGGGGAAAAAAAGCTAACGCGAATCACACACGACGTAAGCAGTTTTCTTTCCATTAACAATAtacttttcataaaaagaatGTCTCGATTTTTTTCAGTCTGGCatttcaattgaaaacatacaacatcgacttagaaaaaaaaaaggtacaaaaacacaatatcaaatatatataaagttacaaaaaatacaaatatttttaaatgttgaaagcACCATGAAGCCACGTCGTCAACCCAAactcacaattttttaaaatgtctgtcTGACATTGGAACCCATCTTCTTCCTAGGGTTGTAGAAATTTCCTGTCGAGTTGCCTCATACGATCTTGCAATTTTTCTAATTTCCGCGTCTCTGAAACTGTTGTCTGTTTTCGGACCATCACATCTTTTCAGAAGTCCATTTTCTCGCACGATGTAGTCTTCCAATGATGGTTTTATCTTTGCGATTTGAATGGCTGTTGCCGTGGATATCCTTTCGCTGATGATAAGTGTGTGTAACTTTGGGCAGCTTCTGACCAACATCAAAAAGGCGGCATCACCACGGTCGTGAAATGTTCGAGGGCCATGACTTCGCGGAAGTCGTTTTTGGGCAAAGTACTCTAGTGTGTCGTGGTAATAGTGGACCATCCACACAGCTGTTTCGTGTGGCAGTTTTAAATTTGGTGAATCGTAAACGATGCGGTTTACAGGGGCGTGAGGTTGAAGGATCAACGGTGTCTTCGTATGACCTCGCACTTCCAAGGTAACGCGAAAATATGGCGACATGTCCTTGAGCAGTCGCCATGCTTCGTCTGAGACAGAGTCCGCACTGCACGTGTAACGTCCTTGAATGATGTGCAGTTTAGTAATACCTGATGACGCAAGAATGACGATCACTTCGTCATCAAGGTGCTGAGGACTCGTTTTGAGAACGTTAAGGTTACTGAATAGCGTAATGTCAAGGATAGGATATGGAACTTTTGTGAAATCCAAAATTTCCAGGGTTTGAATTGTGTCACTACAGTTGTTGGCAATTGCTTCGAACAAGCCTGTTACTTCAGCTTGGTCTAGCATGAGGCTGTTCAATTTAAGGTCCTTCAACAACTGCATATTTCGCAGAAGATGACGAAGCTCTTCCATCATTTTCCCGCCGGTTCCATGTACGATCACACCTGTTATCCCTCTTGTTTCGCAAGTGAAGGTAAAATGGAAAGTATGCAATAGGGGCATAGGGAATTCTTCGAAATACCCCAGATAAGCACGGAGTATGCGGATGAATTCATACACATGCTGAAAGTCGTGGATGGGTGTTATGGTGATCTTCTTGAAGAGGTACCCCACTCTGTGCAGACAGATCTGTGTTTTCCTGGGACACGTTTCCCGTTGATAGCCTTTGTAAATGTAGAACCGTCTTTTCGTCAGAATGTTTCCTTTCAGAGTGAAATGTTCCCAAACTCTTGGAGCATAAAAGGTTTCGTACCAACGACGGCAAACTTGTGAAGCCTCGTGCCGGTGACGGGGCTCTAACAACGTAAATATGTCCTCCAATAAGATGTCGGGTAAATCCTCCCACGTGCTCTCCTCTTCAAACATGTCCTCGATATTCTGTGAAAGAAAGCACATGTACGAATATAGTATATCAATTTAGATTTagaaattgattgatttttataatGAAATGCGTCATTTACTGTCATTATCAATAGTATTTAATTCGCACTTAAACGATTTAATAAGGTTAGGTACAATAAGTATGCGATTTGAAAAACCGCTAGCTCAGTGGAAGACTAGAGAAGTCGTAGGTTAGAATCCAGGTCACGCTCAGTGGAAGACTAGAGAAGTCGTAGGTTAGAATCCAGGTCACGTTCAGTGGAAGACTAGAGAAGTCGTAGGTTAGAATCCAGGTCACGCTCAGTGGAAGACTAGAGAAGTCGTAGGTTAGAATCCTGGTCACGCTCAGTGGAAGACTAGAGAAGTCGTAGGTTATAATCCTGGTCACGCTCAGTGGAAGACTAGAGAAGTCGTAGGTTAGAATCCTGGTCACGCTCAGTGGAAGACTAGAGAAGTCGTAGGTTAGAATCCTGGTCACGCTCAGTGGAAGACTAGAGAAGTCGTAGGTTAGAATCCAGGTCACGCTCAGTGGAAGACTAGAGAAGTCGTAGGTTAGAATCCAGGTCACGCTCAGTGGAAGACTAGAGAAATCGTAGGTTAGAATCCAGGTCACGCTCAGTGGAAGACTAGAGAAGTCGTAGGTTAGAATCCTGGTTACGCTCAGTGGAAGACTAGAGAAGTCGTAGGTTAGAATCCTGGTCAGGACAGACTCGTAAAGATGTGGCGACTGTTTCTGTTTTGAGAGCTTGGATCGCAGGTATTTAGGATTTAGATAGGCAGTCTCGTATTATGGTGGGTGTTGGTGATGGTCACGATTAAAAATCCTCACAGGTAAATGACCTAGATTCTCACAGGGATCGATGTAAAAGAGGGTTCTGTGTAATCCAAGAGCAGATTATCACAGGGATCGGTGTAACAGGGTTCTGTGTAAACCAAGAACAGCGGTGTAGTCCATCCATCTACCTCAGAGAGGACATGGAGGTCAATGCAGTGGGAAGATATATCATAAGTTGCTGATGTGGCGAGATGAAATATCAATGTAGATTCCTTTAAAAATTGCgttttatatgtataaaaaaagtTCAAATCAATTAAAGCGCATTATTACTGGTAATGCATGGCTTATAAGACTATAACCCATGGTTACCGATGAAATCCTCGAAACAAAAACGACAAACTTTGAATTGTATCCAAATTCGCCCGATTCATTTTATAAATGGCTTAGAGGTCTAATAATTTGATCGACATcaaaatgtaattgaaaatatgGTTATTATAAGATTACAAAGAAATGAAGGAAAATGAGCGAACTTGTAACTaagaatgttacatgtatctaattgCTCTACTGCAGAGTTTCGTGTTCAGATCGCACCCCTGTTAATGTAGTGAATGTTCAATAATTCATCACCAGTAAGTAAAAAATGGAAAGCAGGACGGCGCACTGGTGTTAATGCACTCCGTGGTTGACCGCGGGTACATGAAAGTATTGTATGAAAAATGTAGTCTTTGCTGACGTCGACTTTTTAACACGACTCTTTTCCATTAGTAAACAATGATAACTAGTTAGGAACTTCGTGGAGTCTAGTTTATTGCCCCTGAGACAGAAGATCGGGGAATAGGTATTGCTTTTTGGTCTACAAATTTAACgaagtcaaggtcaaatttaCGTGActataaaaggtcaaggtcaaaactGAAAGTGGTCACGCTCGGTGACAAGGCGTTTAACAAACACACCTTGTTCAAATTAACTCCAGGCAATAAATATATTTCCGTAGTCATGCTATGGTTGAATATgctatgtaaaacatttcaatcgcGTGCTGTCAAATATTTTCTTGTAAtatttttacccccccccccccgatctaaAACAACAATGTAGGgggcacaggggctaagcccgttttgggcccaaaTGCTGTGATATGATAAATATAGATTTATGGTGTCACAGTGTTCAGGCCTAAAACGGGCTTAACCCCTGTGGTAGGGGGCATTTTGTTGCATGTCTCTGCCCGCAACATTAACCTAGCtaggtcttttttttttaacgtatACAAGATAGAAACTTTATACTAGATAAAATGAGAGTTCAAAGTACAGGTACTTTGTGATATCAAACCAGTTACATGAATTGCACTAACGTTTACGTAAACAAGATGCATGGAATTTTTACACCAGATACACAACGTTGATCTGCACCGCCAGCATGTCAGTCTGACTGTAGATTATAAGTATAAATATGCGCTGTGTGGTGCAGACCCAGCACGGGTGGTAGTCCCTTATATATTCCTTAATAATGACATTCTGTAGAAGAAGACACCACCATGGTAGTTCAGTAGGCATTGTAGATATGTCCAGAAATCTCCAACAACGtctgggattttttttttctcaggaTGGAGTCCAAGCTATTCTTGAAATCTAACAATTAGTAGTTTTCAACTGAAACAACATCTGACAATTGAGAGGGGGCGTCGGATCCCTagccaaccccaaccccccatCTCCCCACTTGATCCGCTcttgatataaattatatacttATAACATGGACGAGGatattgaattacatgtatgcagctatataaattatttacagAACTTACCATGTTGTGTTTTCATACATAGTCACGCCAATGTTCGGTGATTCCACTTTTATTTCGTCCCCAATAATGTCGGGGTTTTTTCTTTCTGCGACTCGTTTACATACTACGTCTACACACGCGTGCCAAAAATTGTCTTCTTTGTTTTGCAATCTTTTTGGCTCCTGCTGCGTTTATTTAGTCATCCGGCACACTGCGCGTGTGTTTACTGTTTGGCTGGATGCACGTACTGGGGGTTCCGAGGGGGGGCTGCCAAAGAACAAATTGTAGTTGGGTAAAGAGTGTCGTGCaaagtcaaatatttgaataatggttgtgcACTTCGGTACATCCATGATTgtgtaacaaaatattttaaaaacgttTGGACTGTGCAAAGTATATTACTTTTGGCTGATTCTAGGTGATGCATGACGTGGTTCCTTACCATTTCAAGTACAGTTTACGTATAGTTGAATATTCATAGaataaagcactaaaaatgatagaaaaccACAATTTGTCTCTGATCGCATAGTGATACAATGCCATTTGATaacaattatatacatgtatatgcaatcaATTTAATTCAGCATCTTTATCAGTACAAACACATTTACAATGAATGGGTATTATATATATGACCCAATTTATAGATCAGGCAAAAGGATATATAAGTGTACGTGCACATTCATTGAattaaaatgtacaaaatttcaCTGGCCTTAAATAAGGTTTTCTCTGATGTCCAAGAACTATGATATTTGATGCAAGTATTGTTAGCCATGTGGTATAAGATACGTTTATATACTGTGTTACATGGTATTATGATTGTAACAATCCTTTGTTTCTAAGGTATGAAGAGTTtctgatatatataaacaagttacttttatatatacaatgttgagAGGATTCAGTAAACAACATACAGGATTATTACGTGATATttgtaaatacttttttttctaTGTTTGTATAAAGGAcaatgaagtaaaaaaaaaaattcatcctCAACATTGGGTGCGTTCACAATTCTTCCATTGGTACAAATATCGATTTTGCCATTGGTTGTCTTTGGTACCAATGTTAAACAATGGTACAATTGGTTGCCTTAAAACAGTGAACGACAAATTGGCAAACCAAAGACAAAATAACAGCCAACGGTTGCCAATGTTGACCATTGGTACCACTGGTTACTAATGGTCACCAATGATAGTCAATGGTTACCAACGCCAAATGTTTAGTTTTCCGCtattttcagaaatgacaaACCTAACAAGAATATTTGTTGCACTgctgaaacaaaatgaaactaATCTCATGGACATGATCACGTGTCATCAGGTGATATTCATTTGCTAAAAAAGCGATCATTTGTAccacgtatgcaacactatgtTGAGGTTACTATTCCACAGTAAAAGTTAAAAGTCACTTTCGAATGTCAAGAGGTACCTACCAGGCAACATGCTTGTGTTTGCGACCACTACCTGAATATATTCAAACAACTGGACCAATTCCAAATGTTGAAAAAGATGTTCTAATGTTT
This genomic window from Ostrea edulis chromosome 4, xbOstEdul1.1, whole genome shotgun sequence contains:
- the LOC125671860 gene encoding uncharacterized protein LOC125671860 isoform X1, whose product is MHLVYVNNIEDMFEEESTWEDLPDILLEDIFTLLEPRHRHEASQVCRRWYETFYAPRVWEHFTLKGNILTKRRFYIYKGYQRETCPRKTQICLHRVGYLFKKITITPIHDFQHVYEFIRILRAYLGYFEEFPMPLLHTFHFTFTCETRGITGVIVHGTGGKMMEELRHLLRNMQLLKDLKLNSLMLDQAEVTGLFEAIANNCSDTIQTLEILDFTKVPYPILDITLFSNLNVLKTSPQHLDDEVIVILASSGITKLHIIQGRYTCSADSVSDEAWRLLKDMSPYFRVTLEVRGHTKTPLILQPHAPVNRIVYDSPNLKLPHETAVWMVHYYHDTLEYFAQKRLPRSHGPRTFHDRGDAAFLMLVRSCPKLHTLIISERISTATAIQIAKIKPSLEDYIVRENGLLKRCDGPKTDNSFRDAEIRKIARSYEATRQEISTTLGRRWVPMSDRHFKKL
- the LOC125671860 gene encoding uncharacterized protein LOC125671860 isoform X3 codes for the protein MFEEESTWEDLPDILLEDIFTLLEPRHRHEASQVCRRWYETFYAPRVWEHFTLKGNILTKRRFYIYKGYQRETCPRKTQICLHRVGYLFKKITITPIHDFQHVYEFIRILRAYLGYFEEFPMPLLHTFHFTFTCETRGITGVIVHGTGGKMMEELRHLLRNMQLLKDLKLNSLMLDQAEVTGLFEAIANNCSDTIQTLEILDFTKVPYPILDITLFSNLNVLKTSPQHLDDEVIVILASSGITKLHIIQGRYTCSADSVSDEAWRLLKDMSPYFRVTLEVRGHTKTPLILQPHAPVNRIVYDSPNLKLPHETAVWMVHYYHDTLEYFAQKRLPRSHGPRTFHDRGDAAFLMLVRSCPKLHTLIISERISTATAIQIAKIKPSLEDYIVRENGLLKRCDGPKTDNSFRDAEIRKIARSYEATRQEISTTLGRRWVPMSDRHFKKL
- the LOC125671860 gene encoding uncharacterized protein LOC125671860 isoform X2; this translates as MVNIEDMFEEESTWEDLPDILLEDIFTLLEPRHRHEASQVCRRWYETFYAPRVWEHFTLKGNILTKRRFYIYKGYQRETCPRKTQICLHRVGYLFKKITITPIHDFQHVYEFIRILRAYLGYFEEFPMPLLHTFHFTFTCETRGITGVIVHGTGGKMMEELRHLLRNMQLLKDLKLNSLMLDQAEVTGLFEAIANNCSDTIQTLEILDFTKVPYPILDITLFSNLNVLKTSPQHLDDEVIVILASSGITKLHIIQGRYTCSADSVSDEAWRLLKDMSPYFRVTLEVRGHTKTPLILQPHAPVNRIVYDSPNLKLPHETAVWMVHYYHDTLEYFAQKRLPRSHGPRTFHDRGDAAFLMLVRSCPKLHTLIISERISTATAIQIAKIKPSLEDYIVRENGLLKRCDGPKTDNSFRDAEIRKIARSYEATRQEISTTLGRRWVPMSDRHFKKL